One window from the genome of Streptomyces sp. NBC_01476 encodes:
- a CDS encoding RNA-binding protein, with product MLEEALEHLVKGIVDNPDDVQVDMRTQRRGSVLEVRVHPEDLGKVIGRNGRTARALRTVVGALGGRGVRVDLVDVDQVR from the coding sequence ATGCTCGAGGAGGCTCTTGAGCACCTCGTGAAAGGCATCGTCGACAACCCCGACGATGTGCAGGTCGACATGCGCACGCAGCGGCGCGGCAGCGTGCTGGAGGTCCGGGTGCACCCCGAGGACCTCGGCAAGGTGATCGGCCGCAACGGCCGTACCGCCCGCGCGCTGCGCACTGTCGTGGGCGCGCTGGGTGGACGCGGAGTCCGCGTCGACCTGGTCGATGTCGACCAGGTGCGCTGA
- the ffh gene encoding signal recognition particle protein encodes MFDTLSDRLANTFKTLRGKGRLSEADIDATSRDIRIALLEADVALPVVRAFIANVKQRALGAEVSRALNPAQQLIKIVNEELVTILGGETRRLRFAKQPPTVIMLAGLQGAGKTTLAGKLGQWLHKQGHTPLLVACDLQRPNAVNQLSVVAERAGVAVFAPEPGNGVGDPVKVARDSIEFAKSRQYDVVVVDTAGRLGVDQEMMQQAADIRDAVRPDEILFVVDAMIGQDAVNTAEAFRDGVGFDGVVLSKLDGDARGGAALSIAHVTGKQIMFASNGEKLDDFDAFHPDRMASRILGMGDVLSLIERAEQTFSQAEAEKMAAKLAKGPKEFTLDDFLEQMEQVRKMGSISKLLGMLPGMGQIKDQINNLDEKDVDRTAAIIKSMTPGERADPHIINGSRRARIARGSGVEVSAVKGLVERFFDARKMMSRMAQGGGMPGMPGVPGMGGGPGRQKKQQKQAKGKRQSGNPMKRKAEAAAAAARREQQAEEPQQGSNPFGLPGGTGGKDFELPEDFKKFMG; translated from the coding sequence GTGTTCGATACCCTCTCCGATCGCCTCGCCAATACTTTCAAGACCCTCCGGGGCAAGGGGCGCTTGTCCGAGGCGGACATCGACGCCACGTCCCGGGACATCCGGATCGCCCTGCTGGAAGCGGACGTCGCCCTGCCGGTGGTCCGGGCCTTCATCGCCAACGTCAAGCAGCGCGCGCTGGGCGCCGAGGTGTCCCGGGCGCTGAACCCCGCGCAGCAGCTGATCAAGATCGTCAACGAGGAACTCGTCACCATCCTCGGCGGCGAGACCCGCCGGCTGCGCTTCGCCAAGCAGCCGCCGACCGTGATCATGCTGGCCGGCCTCCAGGGCGCCGGTAAGACCACGCTGGCCGGCAAGCTCGGACAGTGGCTGCACAAGCAGGGCCACACCCCGCTGCTGGTCGCCTGCGACCTCCAGCGGCCCAACGCGGTCAACCAGCTCTCGGTGGTCGCCGAGCGGGCCGGCGTCGCGGTCTTCGCACCCGAGCCGGGCAACGGCGTCGGCGACCCGGTGAAGGTCGCCCGCGACTCCATCGAGTTCGCCAAGAGCCGCCAGTACGACGTCGTGGTGGTGGACACCGCGGGCCGCCTGGGTGTCGACCAGGAGATGATGCAGCAGGCCGCGGACATCCGTGACGCGGTCCGGCCGGACGAGATCCTCTTCGTGGTCGACGCGATGATCGGCCAGGACGCGGTGAACACCGCCGAGGCGTTCCGGGACGGCGTCGGCTTCGACGGGGTGGTCCTGTCCAAGCTGGACGGCGACGCCCGCGGCGGCGCCGCGCTCTCCATCGCGCACGTCACCGGCAAGCAGATCATGTTCGCCTCCAACGGCGAGAAGCTCGACGACTTCGACGCCTTCCACCCGGACCGGATGGCGTCGCGCATCCTCGGCATGGGCGACGTGCTGTCGCTGATCGAGCGGGCCGAGCAGACCTTCAGCCAGGCCGAGGCCGAGAAGATGGCGGCCAAGCTGGCGAAGGGCCCCAAGGAGTTCACGCTCGACGACTTCCTGGAGCAGATGGAGCAGGTCCGCAAGATGGGCTCGATCTCCAAGCTGCTCGGGATGCTGCCGGGCATGGGCCAGATCAAGGACCAGATCAACAACCTGGACGAGAAGGACGTCGACCGCACCGCGGCGATCATCAAGTCGATGACCCCCGGCGAGCGGGCCGACCCGCACATCATCAACGGCTCGCGCCGGGCCCGGATCGCCCGCGGCTCCGGGGTCGAGGTCAGCGCGGTCAAGGGCCTGGTGGAGCGGTTCTTCGACGCCCGCAAGATGATGTCCCGGATGGCACAGGGCGGCGGCATGCCGGGCATGCCGGGCGTCCCCGGGATGGGCGGCGGTCCCGGCCGGCAGAAGAAGCAGCAGAAGCAGGCCAAGGGCAAGCGCCAGTCGGGCAACCCGATGAAGCGCAAGGCCGAGGCAGCGGCGGCCGCGGCCCGCCGCGAGCAGCAGGCCGAGGAGCCGCAGCAGGGCAGCAACCCGTTCGGCCTGCCGGGCGGCACCGGCGGCAAGGACTTCGAACTGCCCGAGGACTTCAAGAAGTTCATGGGCTGA
- a CDS encoding class I SAM-dependent methyltransferase, which produces MAPTLYRGTRPGAEGRARDWAEIQERMLVPLYETVYDRLEVGPYTRLLGLDCGTGLALLLAARRGADVTGCDTDETRLAVARERLLPDPARCSREPVPRLLPGTPRDHALGGGFTVITALDPAAPAAGLEPALSAAAAGAAPGTTVVLAGWGPPERCATSRVLRMAARLAEPRGPRLHDIRLSGRDDLEDLARSAGLRPDGSGRVSCPFGYSDLKSAVRGLVSTGVFDAAIDATDRQQVDKEIAEALHPYRRPGGTIRMENVFRYLIARV; this is translated from the coding sequence ATGGCACCTACGCTCTATCGCGGTACCAGGCCCGGTGCGGAGGGCAGGGCGAGAGACTGGGCGGAGATCCAGGAACGGATGCTCGTTCCGCTCTACGAGACGGTGTACGACCGGCTGGAGGTCGGCCCGTACACGCGTTTGCTGGGACTGGACTGCGGCACCGGTCTGGCCCTGCTGCTGGCGGCCCGCCGAGGGGCGGACGTCACCGGCTGCGACACCGACGAGACCCGGCTGGCGGTGGCCCGGGAGCGGCTGCTGCCCGATCCCGCGCGGTGCTCCCGTGAACCCGTCCCCCGACTGCTGCCCGGCACCCCGCGCGACCACGCGCTCGGCGGCGGCTTCACCGTGATCACCGCTCTCGACCCCGCGGCCCCGGCCGCCGGACTGGAACCCGCCCTGTCCGCCGCGGCGGCCGGCGCCGCGCCCGGCACCACCGTCGTGCTGGCCGGCTGGGGACCGCCCGAACGCTGCGCCACCTCACGGGTGTTGCGGATGGCCGCCCGGCTGGCCGAACCCCGCGGACCCCGCCTGCACGACATCCGCCTCAGCGGCCGTGACGACCTTGAGGACCTGGCCCGGTCCGCGGGTCTGCGGCCGGACGGCTCCGGCCGTGTCTCGTGCCCCTTCGGCTACTCCGACCTGAAGAGCGCCGTCCGCGGTCTGGTCTCCACCGGCGTCTTCGACGCCGCCATCGACGCCACCGACCGCCAGCAGGTGGACAAGGAGATCGCCGAGGCCCTCCACCCCTACCGCCGTCCGGGCGGCACCATCCGGATGGAAAACGTCTTCCGCTACCTCATAGCCCGGGTCTGA
- the rplS gene encoding 50S ribosomal protein L19 — MTNLIEGLNSASLRDDVPAFRPGDTINVHVRVIEGNRSRVQQFKGVVIRRQGAGVSETFTVRKVSFSVGVERTFPVHTPIVEKIEVVTRGDVRRAKLYYLRELRGKAAKIKEKRDN, encoded by the coding sequence ATGACCAACCTGATCGAAGGCCTCAACAGCGCCTCGCTGCGCGACGACGTCCCGGCGTTCCGCCCCGGCGACACGATCAACGTCCACGTCCGCGTCATCGAGGGCAACCGCTCCCGTGTGCAGCAGTTCAAGGGCGTTGTCATCCGCCGCCAGGGCGCGGGCGTCAGCGAGACCTTCACGGTCCGCAAGGTCAGCTTCTCGGTCGGCGTGGAGCGCACCTTCCCGGTGCACACCCCGATCGTGGAGAAGATCGAGGTCGTGACCCGCGGTGACGTCCGCCGCGCCAAGCTGTACTACCTCCGTGAGCTGCGCGGCAAGGCCGCGAAGATCAAGGAGAAGCGCGACAACTGA
- the proS gene encoding proline--tRNA ligase translates to MAKAPVLTPQADDFPRWYQDLINKAELADNGPVRGTMVIRPYGYGLWERMQQDMDARIKSAGAQNAYFPLFIPQSYLTREAEHVEGFAPELAVVTHAGGKELEEPIVVRPTSETIINEYFSKWVQSYRDLPLLINQWANVVRWELRPRLFLRTTEFLWQEGHTAHATYEDARDYAARIQRDVYADFMENVLAMDVVLGRKTPKERFAGAINTLTLEGMMGDGKALQLGTSHELGQNFAKAFHTQYLSKDGAQEYVWQTSWGSTTRMIGALVMMHGDDNGLRVPPQLAHVQVVVLAIKEDDAVLAKVRELGEQLAAAGIKVVVDDRTDTPFGRRAVDWELKGVPVRVEIGPRDLEAGTAMLARRIPGGKTPVAIDSLVSLLPTVLQEDQATLLRESRERRTSRTVDVATIGEAAEAAATGWARIPWADLGPEGEAKLAEQGVSVRCLVAEDGSVPLTDDAPGTIAIVARAY, encoded by the coding sequence ATGGCAAAGGCTCCCGTTCTCACGCCCCAGGCGGACGATTTCCCGCGCTGGTACCAGGACCTGATCAACAAGGCCGAGTTGGCCGACAACGGACCGGTGCGCGGCACCATGGTCATCCGGCCTTACGGCTATGGCCTGTGGGAGCGGATGCAGCAGGACATGGACGCGCGGATCAAGTCGGCCGGCGCGCAGAACGCGTACTTCCCGCTCTTCATCCCGCAGTCGTACCTCACCCGCGAGGCGGAGCACGTCGAGGGGTTCGCGCCGGAGCTCGCGGTGGTCACGCACGCCGGTGGCAAGGAGCTGGAGGAGCCGATCGTCGTCCGGCCCACCTCCGAGACGATCATCAACGAGTATTTCTCCAAGTGGGTGCAGAGCTACCGGGACCTGCCGTTGCTGATCAACCAGTGGGCGAACGTGGTCCGCTGGGAGCTGCGGCCGCGGCTCTTCCTGCGCACCACCGAGTTCCTCTGGCAGGAGGGGCACACCGCGCACGCCACGTACGAGGACGCGCGCGACTACGCCGCCCGGATCCAGCGCGACGTCTACGCCGACTTCATGGAGAACGTCCTGGCGATGGACGTGGTGCTGGGCCGCAAGACGCCCAAGGAGCGGTTCGCCGGCGCCATCAACACCCTTACGCTGGAGGGGATGATGGGTGACGGCAAGGCGCTGCAGCTGGGCACCAGCCACGAACTGGGCCAGAACTTCGCCAAGGCGTTCCACACCCAGTACCTGTCGAAGGACGGCGCCCAGGAGTACGTCTGGCAGACGTCCTGGGGCAGCACCACCCGGATGATCGGCGCCCTGGTGATGATGCACGGCGACGACAACGGGCTGCGGGTGCCGCCGCAGTTGGCGCACGTCCAGGTCGTGGTGCTGGCGATCAAGGAGGACGACGCGGTCCTCGCCAAGGTGCGCGAACTGGGCGAGCAGCTGGCGGCGGCCGGCATCAAGGTCGTGGTGGACGACCGCACCGACACCCCGTTCGGCCGCCGCGCGGTGGACTGGGAGCTCAAGGGCGTACCGGTCAGGGTCGAGATCGGCCCGCGCGACCTGGAGGCGGGCACCGCGATGCTGGCCCGCCGGATCCCCGGCGGCAAGACGCCGGTCGCCATCGACAGCCTGGTCTCGCTGCTGCCCACGGTGCTCCAGGAGGACCAGGCGACGCTGCTGCGGGAGTCCCGCGAGCGCCGTACGTCCCGAACCGTGGACGTCGCCACCATCGGCGAGGCGGCCGAGGCGGCGGCCACCGGCTGGGCCCGTATCCCGTGGGCCGACCTGGGACCCGAAGGCGAGGCGAAACTCGCCGAGCAGGGCGTTTCGGTGCGCTGCCTGGTCGCCGAGGACGGCTCCGTGCCGCTCACCGACGACGCCCCCGGCACGATCGCGATCGTGGCAAGGGCTTACTGA
- a CDS encoding GNAT family N-acetyltransferase, with translation MRVSIRPPHPDDAAALREAVLRSVAHLSPWNPVDPDGFHELMRRQGLELRTFLIVNDEDGGIVGKCNVANIVRARFRNASLGYDSYLPYNGTGRMSEGMRLVVDRCFTSYPDGLGLHRLEINVQPDNTRSLAMAKRLGFRHEGFSPRMLFINDAWRDHERFALTAEEWPGLSA, from the coding sequence ATGCGGGTCTCGATCCGGCCGCCCCACCCGGACGACGCCGCGGCGCTGCGCGAAGCGGTCCTGCGGTCGGTGGCGCACCTCAGCCCGTGGAACCCGGTCGATCCGGACGGGTTCCACGAGCTGATGCGCCGGCAGGGACTGGAGTTGCGCACCTTCCTCATCGTGAACGACGAGGACGGCGGCATCGTCGGCAAGTGCAATGTCGCCAACATCGTCCGCGCCCGCTTCCGCAACGCCTCGCTGGGCTACGACAGTTACCTGCCGTACAACGGCACCGGGCGGATGAGCGAGGGCATGCGGCTGGTCGTGGACCGCTGCTTCACCAGCTACCCGGACGGCCTGGGCCTGCACCGGCTGGAGATCAACGTCCAGCCGGACAACACCCGTTCGCTGGCGATGGCGAAGCGCCTGGGGTTCCGGCACGAAGGCTTCTCACCGCGGATGCTCTTCATCAACGACGCCTGGCGGGACCATGAGCGCTTCGCGCTGACCGCCGAGGAGTGGCCGGGCCTGTCCGCCTAG
- a CDS encoding [protein-PII] uridylyltransferase, with translation MTESVEAQDGSYAAARLRLLTEETQSGPPRRAALAGLTDQWLASLATEAAAATGTTGYALMAVGGYGRGELSPRSDLDLVLLHDSQKSVGALADRIWYPVWDLGVALDHSVRTPAEARKAAAEDLKVQLGLLDARHIAGDPALTSTLRSAVLTEWRNQAPKRLPALHEMCLERAERQGELSYLLEPDLKEARGGLRDATALRAVAASWLADAPREGLEEARTRLLDARDALHLVTGRATDRLSLQEQDQVADSLGLLDADTLLREVYEAGRRIAYASDVTWREVGRVLRSREARPRRRGLLGRSRNLPEATPERVPLADGVVELEGEAVLALPAKPERDPVLVLRAAAAAAQAGLPLSIHAVRRLAATARPLPVPWPAEAREQLLTLLGAGESTVLVWEALEAEGLITRLIPDWERVRCRPQRNAVHRFTVDRHLVETAVQAAGLTRRVGRPDLLLTAALLHDMGKGWPGDHSEAGETIARDVAVRIGFNSADVDTLALLVRHHLLLIETATRRDLDDPETVRMVAETVRDTSTLELLAALTEADALATGPAAWSTWRASLLADLVERVAGALDTGALPDSGDSQPTAEEERLAIEAARTGGPVLALHAHTEPEGEGEAREQALGVELLLAAPDRPGLIAEAAGVLAMHRLTVRAADLRAFDPIGEGHVALLSWRVSAEYGALPEVARLRTDLARAFEGTLDIESRLAEREAAYPRRRGITPPPPRVSVAPGSTSQTATVLEVRAHDAPGLLHRIGLALTAAAVTIRSARISTLGANAVDAFYVVGKDGSPLPQARATEVARQVEEALR, from the coding sequence GTGACCGAAAGCGTCGAAGCGCAGGACGGCAGTTACGCGGCGGCCCGGCTGCGTCTCCTCACCGAGGAGACGCAGTCCGGGCCGCCGCGCCGCGCCGCCCTGGCCGGCCTCACCGACCAGTGGCTCGCCTCGCTCGCCACCGAAGCCGCCGCGGCCACCGGCACCACCGGCTACGCCCTGATGGCGGTCGGCGGCTACGGCCGCGGCGAGCTGTCCCCCCGCAGCGACCTCGACCTGGTGCTGCTGCACGACTCCCAGAAGTCGGTCGGCGCGCTGGCCGACCGCATCTGGTACCCGGTCTGGGACCTCGGCGTCGCCCTGGACCACTCCGTCCGCACCCCCGCGGAAGCCCGCAAGGCCGCCGCCGAGGACCTCAAGGTGCAACTGGGCCTGCTCGACGCCCGGCACATCGCCGGCGACCCGGCGCTCACCTCCACGCTGCGCAGCGCCGTGCTCACCGAGTGGCGCAACCAGGCCCCCAAACGGCTCCCCGCCCTGCACGAGATGTGCCTGGAGCGCGCGGAGCGCCAAGGTGAGCTCTCCTACCTGCTGGAACCCGACCTCAAGGAGGCCCGCGGCGGTCTGCGGGACGCCACCGCCCTGCGGGCGGTCGCCGCGTCCTGGCTCGCCGACGCCCCCCGTGAGGGCCTTGAGGAGGCCCGTACCCGGCTGCTGGACGCCCGCGACGCCCTCCACCTGGTCACCGGCCGGGCCACCGACCGCCTCTCCCTCCAGGAGCAGGACCAGGTCGCCGACTCCCTCGGCCTGCTCGACGCCGACACACTGCTGCGCGAGGTCTACGAAGCCGGCCGCCGGATCGCCTACGCCTCCGACGTCACCTGGCGCGAGGTGGGCCGGGTGCTGCGCTCCCGCGAAGCCCGCCCGCGCCGCCGCGGCCTGCTCGGCCGCAGCCGCAACCTGCCCGAGGCCACTCCCGAGCGCGTCCCGCTCGCCGACGGCGTCGTGGAGCTGGAGGGCGAGGCGGTCCTCGCGCTGCCCGCCAAGCCCGAGCGTGACCCCGTCCTGGTGCTGCGGGCCGCCGCCGCGGCCGCCCAGGCCGGGCTGCCGCTGTCCATCCACGCGGTACGCCGGCTGGCCGCGACCGCCCGGCCGCTGCCCGTGCCGTGGCCCGCGGAGGCCCGCGAGCAGCTGCTCACCCTGCTCGGCGCCGGCGAGTCCACCGTCCTGGTGTGGGAGGCGCTGGAGGCCGAGGGCCTGATCACCCGGCTGATCCCGGACTGGGAACGGGTCCGCTGCCGCCCGCAGCGCAACGCCGTCCACCGTTTCACCGTCGACCGGCACCTGGTCGAGACCGCCGTGCAGGCCGCCGGGCTCACCCGCCGGGTCGGCCGCCCCGACCTGCTGCTGACCGCCGCGCTCCTGCACGACATGGGCAAGGGCTGGCCCGGCGACCACAGCGAGGCCGGCGAGACCATCGCCCGCGACGTCGCGGTGCGGATCGGCTTCAACAGCGCCGACGTCGACACCCTCGCGCTGCTGGTCCGCCACCACCTGCTGCTCATCGAGACCGCCACCCGGCGTGACCTGGACGACCCCGAGACCGTTCGCATGGTCGCCGAGACCGTACGCGACACCTCCACCCTGGAGCTGCTGGCCGCGCTCACCGAGGCCGACGCGCTCGCCACCGGGCCGGCCGCCTGGAGCACCTGGCGGGCCTCGCTCCTGGCCGACCTGGTGGAGCGGGTGGCCGGAGCGCTCGACACCGGCGCGCTGCCGGACAGCGGCGACAGCCAGCCCACCGCCGAGGAGGAGCGCCTGGCCATCGAGGCCGCCCGCACCGGCGGCCCGGTGCTGGCGCTGCACGCCCACACCGAGCCCGAGGGCGAGGGCGAGGCCCGCGAGCAGGCGCTCGGTGTGGAGCTGCTGCTGGCCGCGCCGGACCGGCCCGGCCTGATCGCCGAGGCGGCCGGCGTCCTTGCGATGCACCGGCTCACCGTCCGCGCCGCCGACCTGCGGGCCTTCGACCCCATCGGTGAGGGACATGTGGCGCTGCTGAGCTGGCGGGTCTCCGCGGAGTACGGCGCGCTGCCCGAGGTGGCACGGCTCCGTACCGACCTGGCCCGCGCCTTCGAGGGCACCTTGGACATCGAGTCCCGGCTGGCCGAACGCGAGGCCGCCTACCCGCGCCGCCGCGGCATCACCCCGCCGCCGCCCCGGGTCTCGGTGGCCCCCGGCAGCACCTCGCAGACCGCCACCGTGCTGGAGGTACGCGCCCACGACGCCCCCGGGCTGCTGCACCGGATCGGCCTGGCCCTGACCGCCGCCGCGGTCACCATCCGCTCGGCCCGCATCTCCACGCTGGGCGCCAACGCGGTCGACGCCTTCTACGTCGTCGGCAAGGACGGCAGCCCGCTGCCGCAGGCCCGGGCGACGGAGGTGGCCCGGCAGGTGGAGGAGGCGCTGCGGTAG
- the rimM gene encoding ribosome maturation factor RimM (Essential for efficient processing of 16S rRNA): MQLVVGRIGRAHGIKGEVSVEVRTDEPELRLAPGAVLATDPAAVGPLTIATGRVHSSKLMLRFEGVTDRNGAEALRNTLLIAEVDPAQTPEDPEEFYDHQLIDLDVVTVDGREVGRISEISHLPYQDLLVVARPDGGEVLIPFVAEIVPEIDLEEQRAVIDPPAGLLDEIGGPGEGSGDA, encoded by the coding sequence GTGCAGCTGGTAGTCGGCAGGATCGGCCGCGCCCACGGCATCAAGGGTGAGGTCAGTGTCGAGGTGCGCACCGACGAGCCGGAACTGCGGCTGGCACCCGGCGCCGTACTGGCCACCGACCCGGCCGCGGTGGGGCCGCTGACCATCGCCACCGGGCGGGTGCACAGCAGCAAACTGATGCTCCGCTTCGAGGGCGTCACCGACCGCAACGGCGCCGAGGCACTGCGGAACACCCTCCTCATCGCCGAGGTCGACCCGGCCCAGACGCCGGAGGACCCCGAGGAGTTCTACGACCACCAGCTGATCGACCTGGACGTCGTCACGGTCGACGGCCGCGAGGTCGGCAGGATCTCCGAGATCTCCCATCTGCCGTACCAGGACCTGCTGGTGGTGGCACGGCCGGACGGCGGCGAGGTGCTGATCCCGTTCGTCGCGGAGATCGTGCCGGAGATCGACCTGGAGGAGCAGCGGGCGGTGATCGACCCGCCGGCCGGGCTGCTGGACGAAATTGGCGGCCCGGGCGAGGGGAGCGGTGACGCCTGA
- the rpsP gene encoding 30S ribosomal protein S16 → MAVKIKLKRLGKIRSPHYRIVVADSRTRRDGRAIEEIGLYHPVQNPSRIEVDSDRAQYWLSVGAQPTEPVLAILKLTGDWQKYKGEPAPAPLLVAEPKADKRVLFEAAAKDTADEPKGEAITPKAKKSDKADKKADDVEATAPAESTEA, encoded by the coding sequence GTGGCAGTCAAGATCAAGCTGAAGCGTCTGGGCAAGATCCGTTCGCCTCACTACCGCATCGTCGTCGCCGACTCCCGTACCCGCCGTGACGGCCGGGCCATCGAGGAGATCGGCCTGTACCACCCGGTGCAGAACCCGTCGCGCATCGAGGTCGACTCGGACCGCGCGCAGTACTGGCTCTCCGTCGGCGCCCAGCCGACCGAGCCGGTGCTCGCCATCCTCAAGCTGACCGGCGACTGGCAGAAGTACAAGGGCGAGCCGGCCCCCGCGCCGCTGCTCGTCGCCGAGCCGAAGGCCGACAAGCGGGTCCTGTTCGAGGCCGCCGCCAAGGACACCGCGGACGAGCCGAAGGGTGAGGCGATCACCCCCAAGGCGAAGAAGTCCGACAAGGCCGACAAGAAGGCCGATGACGTCGAGGCCACTGCCCCGGCCGAGTCCACCGAGGCCTGA
- a CDS encoding DUF402 domain-containing protein: MLKAGRQKVRYAAAVLHDDGVRIGVTAPWALPRVRDFGFVRFEPGDVFTEHYWRDRWYAVKEVRGPGGRLKGWYCDITRPAVVTDDGVCVEDLDLDLWRSADGGTVLRLDEDEFARSGLAVRDPEAAGRALGALEELEALARGGGFSALLAG; encoded by the coding sequence CTGCTGAAAGCCGGCCGCCAGAAGGTCCGCTACGCCGCCGCCGTACTCCACGACGACGGCGTACGGATCGGCGTCACCGCCCCCTGGGCGCTGCCGCGGGTACGGGACTTCGGCTTCGTCCGCTTCGAACCCGGCGACGTCTTCACCGAGCACTACTGGCGCGACCGCTGGTACGCGGTCAAGGAGGTCCGGGGCCCGGGCGGCCGGCTCAAGGGCTGGTACTGCGACATCACCCGGCCCGCGGTGGTCACCGACGACGGCGTGTGCGTGGAGGACCTGGACCTCGACCTGTGGCGGTCCGCGGACGGCGGCACCGTGCTGCGGCTGGACGAGGACGAGTTCGCGCGCAGCGGCCTCGCGGTCCGCGACCCCGAGGCGGCCGGCCGGGCGCTGGGCGCGCTGGAGGAACTGGAAGCGCTTGCCCGCGGCGGCGGGTTCAGCGCTCTGCTGGCCGGCTAG
- the trmD gene encoding tRNA (guanosine(37)-N1)-methyltransferase TrmD, with protein sequence MRIDVVTIFPEYLEPLNVSLVGKARAAGRLDVRVHDLRGWAHDRHNTVDDTPYGGGPGMVMMTGPWGEALDQTLADGYEAGAARPALVVPTPSGRPFTQQLAAELSARPWLIFTPARYEGIDSRLTAEYATRLPVYEVSIGDYVLAGGEAAVLVITEAVARLLPGVLGNAQSHADDSFAPGSMANLLEGPVYTKPPAWRGRGIPEVLLSGHHGKIARWRRDEAFRRTVANRPDLIAAADPAAFDKKDREMLSILGWQPGPDGRFGPNPDAVEE encoded by the coding sequence ATGCGCATCGACGTCGTCACGATCTTCCCCGAGTACCTGGAACCGCTGAACGTCTCGCTGGTCGGCAAGGCGCGGGCCGCCGGCCGCCTCGATGTCCGCGTGCACGACCTGCGCGGCTGGGCGCACGACCGGCACAACACCGTGGACGACACCCCGTACGGCGGCGGCCCCGGCATGGTGATGATGACCGGACCCTGGGGCGAGGCGCTCGACCAGACCCTCGCCGACGGCTACGAGGCCGGCGCCGCCCGGCCGGCGCTGGTCGTCCCGACCCCCAGCGGACGGCCGTTCACCCAGCAACTGGCCGCCGAACTCTCCGCCCGCCCCTGGCTGATCTTCACACCGGCCCGCTATGAGGGCATCGACTCCCGGCTCACCGCCGAGTACGCCACCCGGCTGCCGGTCTACGAGGTCTCCATCGGCGACTACGTCCTGGCCGGCGGCGAGGCAGCGGTGCTGGTGATCACCGAAGCGGTCGCCCGGCTGCTGCCCGGCGTCCTCGGCAACGCCCAGTCGCACGCGGACGACTCCTTCGCACCCGGCAGCATGGCGAACCTGCTGGAGGGCCCGGTCTACACCAAGCCGCCCGCCTGGCGCGGCCGGGGCATCCCTGAGGTGCTGCTCAGCGGCCACCACGGGAAGATCGCCCGCTGGCGGCGCGACGAGGCGTTCCGCCGCACCGTCGCCAACCGGCCCGATCTGATCGCGGCGGCCGACCCCGCCGCCTTCGACAAGAAGGACCGGGAGATGCTCAGCATCCTCGGCTGGCAGCCCGGTCCCGACGGCCGATTTGGGCCGAACCCCGACGCCGTGGAAGAATGA